TATTGGTTCTGAGTTTTCGTGCTTTAATCGTGGTTCTCCATTAGAGGTCATTTTTGAGTTTTAGGGTTTTGAATTAGGGGTTTCCATTAGGGATAAAATTGGGTGAAAATAATCGCATGGTTGAATTCGCATGGCTAAAACAAGGGGAACAAGATGGGTGCGCCATATTTATATGTATTCAGGTGCGAATCGCTATTTCCCAAGCCTATTTGCTGCGCCAAGAATGGTAGCAGTTTCGTAGCAAATCCTATCAGGAATTCGCaggtcttcgtgaagaagacgaGTACGTGGCAACGGCCCACTGGATCATTTGAATTTCGCGCGTGTTTGGTGGTTCATAATCTTGTTGTCTTTTATCATTTACTGAACGCACCAATTATATCAAGAAGAGCGTGTGGTGGAGTGGTTAGTGAGATTGTATGTGAACGAAGGGGCGCGGGTTCGAACCACCCCTCACACATTATTTTTTCTGAAGCCTTTGTTTCTGGATTCCATGCGCTGCGCACCTTAGGGATTACCATGAACCCCCAGATCTGAACCTTCTGTTCATCACTAACTCAGATCCTACGCTCTAGAAGTTGGCTACaccataagccttcaacttaacCATACTGAATCAAAATCCTAATAAGTACTTAATTTTAATTAAggtaattgttttaattaaattattttgatatatttgttaataattattattatttttataaatgaattattatttgatatttatattaaaatacaattattgttcgtgccgattaaatcgattaatcgctatgggcaataatgattttaattaaaatgtttatttaattaaaataaaatccaaccaaaaattcgattaaatggctgcaactatcttattggttgtggtgattaatcttgcctcattatttaatttaatttgttattatttgtagtcgtgttaatcgattatgagaggtaacaatataaaacgccaattaataaataataaaatacgttaattcattattaatgataatcgaatcaatcgatttgaattggtaatggtgcaaaaccccaatcttttaactatggtgatcaaacctattgatcattgcggttaattgtgccaaatcagggttgtacgccccaaaCCCTAATATAATTCTAAACTCCGTTCAATTTACAAAACAaaccaaactgcgataggctgaccaaaaagcctctaaaaaacacatctaaccaaattcaattctaaggcgtacaatcctgtccccgaactacgttgactctgattctccctaaggagatacgtaggcacttggcaacaaggtgagtcccccaccctaaaatctcaatcttCCCCTTATTCGAttctttagctataaaaccttaacaataagccataaacctttatctttaaatgttagcctttaggaaagggttgagggtgcctaacaccttccctcgacctgaatatagtatcttaccccgatctctaaactacgtagggtttcctattcgcccttcagaataggtggcgactctctgagctttaattttttaggcaggttgctacatcgtacactattattatttggatttggatcggatcggcttgtatatattactatttttatcatattagtatattagtattttctgtttatatatcgcttattttatttgccgtcttcctttaattaaaaatacgaggctgtttccaaaaacataaaaaaaaacactgtttctgcataattcggaagttcatttccgaaaccccccaaaatatgaaaaaaggtgttttcggaagtgcatctccgaaaacaccccccatttggtgttttcggagatgcacttccgaagtctgagaaaatttaaaaaaaaatacaagttcATTTCCAAAGCAGGGATAAACTgaagttttcgctgggggtgagtccatagagaggtgggtaaagaaattttcataaaaattactcagttcaaaaattcaaaaagaataCTCTATCACATCACCTAAACTTTTACTAAAAAAGAAGTCTTTGTTAAAAGTGCCAAACCAAATTTTTATGACGATAACTTATCCGTAACATTGTTGGATACTTTGCATCAATATCACCAATAATATAGTAAATGTACATAAATTATGATTCATGATGTTTCCACGTTAAGATTCCACTTCCAACATTTTTCCATAAATATAATACTTCCATTGAGATGAACAGTGGACAAAACAGGAAACATGCAAAATCTCATTTTGCTTATTCTTCGGGAATCTGACAAAAGGATCCGTTTGGCACATGAAACTGGATGTCAAATTAAATGCATTATGACTTGATCATATTCTAAACAAAAAATATTGATGAGGATATCTTGTAAAGGTGCGCTGCTTGTTATTGTCGCATAATCAATCAATTGTTTAATGCTGTTAACGTTTGCATTCCAAGTAACAATTAATTAGTAGATAGTGCTAACCCATACCAGCCTGTGGGAAGGAACAACTTAGTTGACATGAAActcatattattaaattttttagacCACCGCACCCGTACACGgcattggctaatatgcataaggattttccttatgcaccatgcataagtcaatctaaaccattggatcatgtttttaatctaatattgagtattgagtaatgagtattgagtggtgagtattgagaatttgatctaatgatccaagggtccataataatctatgtacggtgcatagatttttatctatgcacggtaactgcacccccgTACACCATCAAGGGTTTGGACTCTCACTTAATGGATATTTCATTATTGTATTTgtaaaaagttatatatatatatatatatatatatatatatatatatatatatatatatatatatatatatatatatatatatatatatatatatatatatatatactactccatcatatattataaataaattttacttttttattcattaaataattaatatatctgatttatattaaaaattaacagttatattaaaaaaataattttattaaaaatataatatatttatttacttgaaaattttaatttattattttataaatataaataatttatttatatgaatataaatataaatagatattgAACCATAAACCCTGCCAAAATGAACATGTgtttaaactaattttttatttaattttttttaaaacattctttataaatattttttaaacaaaaatataatattaaaaaatcaattaaaaaaactgAACCAAGCTTAATGACAAGTTTTATcaatatatgaagaaaaaaatataaaatgtatttaaaccAATAATATCCCAACAATCATATTTTATTATACATGCATACATAAAATATCATTTAAGTTTCTGTTCACATTAAATCTCTCATGTGGCTTTGTTTGGTAAGATTGAGAAAATTTCCATGTATCAAAAAACCACGTAGTAACacgttcaatgaaagcaacacaATCACGCATAAAATATATCCCCTCTAATACCATAGTTTCTCACCATCCTCCTTCATAGAAAACTTTAGTCTCACTTGAACCACTTTACAAATAAAGTGAGAAATATGCATTATCTGTTTTAGGTAATTAGTTACTAAAATGGCATCTGCATTGACCAGGGATGAAGTGGCAATATCAACTAGCAGTCGGCGGAGTTGGACGTCGACGAGTTTCCGGGACGTATGGACGGCGACAACCACGGCTCTTCCGGATGTGTTCGAGCGGAGCGACAGACATACACTGGAAGATGATGAATATCACCTCACTTGGGCAGCCATTGAACGGTTGCCTACTTTTGAGCGTATGAGAAAAGGTGTAATGAAACATGTTGCTGAAAATGGAAAAGTTATGCATGATGAAGTTGATGTTGCTAAACTTAGTTTACATGATAAGAAAATCTTGTTGGATAGTATCCTCAAGATTGTTGAAGAAGATAATGATAAATTCCTCTACAAACTTAGAGATAGACAAGACAGGTTTGTCATATCATATTACCCTTCTTTGGATTTTCTTGTTCACTCCACAACCAACCGATTACTCAGAGACGTGTTGAATAACTGGTTAGTTGTGGACTATTTTCAAACAATTAACTAGCGGTCCGATGGACCACTTAAATATCTTTCAAATCATATGTAGTTGGTTGATTGTTGACTAAAATATTcaataatcaatcaaactgtACTACAAGAGATTGGATTGTCTACTGCTCGAGTATTGGAGCAGTAGAAATCTCTCTATTATCATATTAAAGTCATTCTCACATGATGAATGTGTTTACATTTGTGATTGTAATGCAATACAATATACAGAGTGGGGATTGAGATTCCAAAAATTGAAGTTCGATATGAGAATTTATGTGTGGAGGGAGATGTGTATGTTGGAAGTAGAGCTCTTCCTACTCTTCTTAATGTCACCGTCAATACTTTCGAGGTACTTCTTTTTTCATCTAACACAATTAGATTTATGTAAATTTGagagttttatttatttgtttgttatggTAGAACATTTTGGGATTGTTTCGTCTTGCACCTTCAAAGAAAAGAGAGATTCAGATTCTCAAAAATGTTAGTGGGATTGTGAAACCCTCAAGGTATTATAGATTCTTGTATTTATGTGATTCatgcattatttgtacaattcaattTATATGATTTCATGTGGTAAATGGTAATTTCAGAATGACACTCCTTCTGGGTCCACCAGGTTCTGGGAAAACAACATTGCTTCTTGCACTTGCAGGAAAACTTGATCCTAATTTAAGGGTTTGTTCCTTTTCTTAATACTTTTTCTAAATCAGTTTCATTAAATAGTGGCTTTTCATTACTTTAATCAAATGAGGTGTGTTTTTGGGTATGAATAGGCTTCTGGGAAAATCACTTATTGTGGACATGAGCTAAATGAATTCGTTGCGGCAAAAACTTGTGCTTATATTAGTCAGCATGACATTCACTATGGAGAAGTTACTGTAAGAGAGACATTGGATTTTTCATCACGTTGTTTAGGTGTTGGCAATAGGTATGAAATGCTGATGGAACTCTCAAGAAGGGAGAGAGAAGCTGGAATCAAACCAGACCCTGAGATTGATGCTTTCATGAAGGCTACTGCATTATCAGGCCAAAAGACCAGTTTTGTAACTGATTATGTTCTCAAGGTTTGTGCCTATAATTCTATTTTGGATATGGTTGAATTGCTATTTTAAGCTTATTTTTATGGTAGCTTATTAAAACAGTTTGACTTTTTTATCTTCTTAAAATAGCTTATATATAGGCACTTATCTGACATGCAATTATGCTATGAAAATCAATTAAGTTGTTTATCTAAACTTATCCACTTTTGTAAAAGCTGAATTTTATCATCTTAACAGATGCTTGGATTGGATATTTGTGCTGACATTATGGTTGGTGATGAAATGAGAAGGGGTATCTCTGGAGGACAAAAGAAGCGAGTAACAACAGGTTCTATTCTTTTTTATTACATTCTAAAtcaacaatcagaacttcttaaattTTTAATCTCACACTTTTGATAAATAAATTAACTCATAAATGCATTTGTAGTTATTTATGAAGCTGTACTAATTGCTTCTGTTGTAACTTGTAGGGGAAATGCTGGTAGGACCAGCAAAAGCACTTTTTATGGATGAAATATCAACAGGATTAGATAGTTCAACTACTTTTCAAATATGCAAGTTCATGAGACAAATGGTTCATATAATGGATGTAACTGTAGTCATTTCTCTTTTACAACCAGCGCCTGAGACATTTGAACTATTTGACGATATTATACTACTTTCAGAAGGTCAAATTGTCTACCAAGGTCCACGCGAAAACGTGCTAGACTTCTTTGAATACACAGGTTTTAGGTGTCCTGATAGAAAAGGTGTCGCTGATTTCTTACAAGAAGTAACATCCAAGaaagatcaagaacaatactGGTCTAGAAGAGATGAACCTTATAGATATGTTTCGGTTCCTGAATTTGTTGATTCTTTTAGTTCATTTCATATCGGTGAGCAACTTGTGACTGAGCTTATGGTTCCTTATAATAAGAGACTAACTCACCCAGCTGCATTAGTGAAAGAAAAGTATGGTATTTCAAATTGGGATCTATTTATGGCGTGCTTTTCAAAAGAATGGCTTCTTATGAAGAGGAATGCTTTTGTTTATGTGTTCAAAACAGTACAGATAACAATCATGTCTATTATTACTTTTACTGTGTTCTTTAGAACAAAAATGCCGGTTGGAACTGTTCAAGATGGACAAAAATTCTACGGTGCACTATTCTTTACTCTGATAAATGTGATGTTTAATGGGTTGGCAGAACTAGCCATGACAGTTTCGAGGCTTCCTGTTTTCTACAAACAAAGGGATTTCAAGTTTTACCCTGCATGGGCATTTGCGTTACCTATATGGATTCTTAGGATCCCTATCTCCTTTTTGGAATCATTGATATGGATAGTCCTTACCTATTATACAATTGGGTTTGCTCCTTCTGCTAGCAGGTAATATGAGTTTACTTTTATCAACTTCCTTAAGAGACATTTCAAATTGAAGGCATGTCCTTAATTGGACCTGCATAGGTATTAGATACTGACACAACCCAGTGTCAGACATGAACATCTATATTTACTCTCAGTTACTTCGGTTTTATTAAATTATGTCCGAATTGGTGTTTATGTTAGTACATCTGTATATTTTGGTTTCAACAGTATTTAGAAAATGGAATGATAATTTCTTGTCTATATGATCAGATTTTTCGGACAATTCTTGGCGTTGTTTGGCATTCATCAGATGGCTCTCTCCTTATTTCGGTCCGTCGCCTCAGTTGGTAGATCACTAGTTGTTGCTAATTCATTAGGTACATTGACATTGCTAGTGGTATTTGTGCTCGGAGGGTTCATTATTGCCAAAGGTAAGTAATTGATCCATTTTTTTTACAACACTTGCACACGCTACACATCAATCACTTGCACTAGCTATAGTTCGAACAAATACTTATTGCAACATATTTTGTTTCCTGCTTGTAGATGACATTAAGCCATGGATGATTTGGGGATACTACATGTCTCCTATTATGTACGGCCAGAATGCCATAGCAATGAATGAATTCTTAGACAAAAGATGGAGTATAGTAAGAATTTAAGTGTTTCGTTACTGCTATTATATATGATATGAACTTAAGAATTATTAAATATCATCTCTCTTTTATCTTTTGCAGCCAAATACAGACACAAGAATTGATGCATCAACAGTTGGAGAAGTACTTCTCAAATCCAGAGGCCTGTATACAGAAGATTATTGGTATTGGATATGCATTGGGGCCTTGGTTGGGTTTTCTCTTCTCTTCAACCTTTTCTTCATTCTTGCATTAACTTATTTGAATCGTAAGTTATAagtattcttttgattttcaacgcCTATAATTCTATAGTTTTTCTCAGTTGCTAAACAGTTATAACGTTTCACTAAATTTCAGCATTAGGTGATTCGAAAGCAGTCACTGCggatgaagatgagaagaagaatgAAAGTTCATCCTCTTGGCACCATCCCCTTGGAGGTTCGTGTCTATAGATTAGTATATTTCCACCTTAATAATTTCTTGGTGATTCTTCTAAGTGTATCTCATTATCATTTATAGAAGTGTGTATAAAACTACATACTAAGAAgcactattttttttcttaaacaaGTTTTAGTTAGTTAGTTGCAGCATTTCTTGATATATTTAAATATTCCAAAGTTTTCAGTACATGTCCTTTTTCTTTTCAGGAATATTTTAGTTATTCATAGTTCTCTTTTCTGATCAATAGTTGCAAATAGTTCTCATGTATTTAACGGAAATATGTTATTTAACACTGCTAATTATTTCTGATTAAAAACAGGTACCAACTTGGAAACTATGAATTCATCAAACCATGAACCGAAAAGAGGAATGGTTCTACCATTTCAACCTCTTTCAATGGCATTCAATCATATAAACTACTATGTAGACATGCCAGCAGTGAGTCTTTCAATTCTAAGCATTTCATTTTAAACTAAGTATAAATCTGATAAGCTTATACTTATAACTTTTATGCCATCAGGAAATGAAGACTCAAGGAGTCAATAAGGATAAACTTCAACTATTACGAGATGTTAGTGGTGCTTTCAGACCAGGAATATTAACAGCACTTGTAGGTGTTAGCGGTGCTGGAAAGACAACCCTCATGGATGTATTAGCTGGAAGAAAAACAGGTGGATATATTGAAGGAAATATCAGCATATCCGGTTACCAAAAGAGCCAAATAACATTTGCTCGAATAAGCGGTTACTGCGAACAGAATGACATTCATTCTCCACATGTTACTGTCTATGAGTCACTACTGTTTTCGGCGTGGCTTCGTCTTCCTTCAGATGTCAAGACACAAACTAGAAAGGTCGGTTGGTACAAGCTTTGCCATCTTATGTctttgatgcaattgttgttaaTACAAAttggattttgttttttttatttctattgttGATGTAGATGTTTGTCGAAGAAGTTATGGAGTTGGTAGAGCTTAAACCACTTAGAGATGCTCTTGTGGGCCTTCCAGGTGTGGATGGTCTGTCAACAGAACAAAGGAAAAGGCTTACAATTGCTGTGG
The Vicia villosa cultivar HV-30 ecotype Madison, WI linkage group LG6, Vvil1.0, whole genome shotgun sequence genome window above contains:
- the LOC131610985 gene encoding ABC transporter G family member 39-like, translating into MASALTRDEVAISTSSRRSWTSTSFRDVWTATTTALPDVFERSDRHTLEDDEYHLTWAAIERLPTFERMRKGVMKHVAENGKVMHDEVDVAKLSLHDKKILLDSILKIVEEDNDKFLYKLRDRQDRVGIEIPKIEVRYENLCVEGDVYVGSRALPTLLNVTVNTFENILGLFRLAPSKKREIQILKNVSGIVKPSRMTLLLGPPGSGKTTLLLALAGKLDPNLRASGKITYCGHELNEFVAAKTCAYISQHDIHYGEVTVRETLDFSSRCLGVGNRYEMLMELSRREREAGIKPDPEIDAFMKATALSGQKTSFVTDYVLKMLGLDICADIMVGDEMRRGISGGQKKRVTTGEMLVGPAKALFMDEISTGLDSSTTFQICKFMRQMVHIMDVTVVISLLQPAPETFELFDDIILLSEGQIVYQGPRENVLDFFEYTGFRCPDRKGVADFLQEVTSKKDQEQYWSRRDEPYRYVSVPEFVDSFSSFHIGEQLVTELMVPYNKRLTHPAALVKEKYGISNWDLFMACFSKEWLLMKRNAFVYVFKTVQITIMSIITFTVFFRTKMPVGTVQDGQKFYGALFFTLINVMFNGLAELAMTVSRLPVFYKQRDFKFYPAWAFALPIWILRIPISFLESLIWIVLTYYTIGFAPSASRFFGQFLALFGIHQMALSLFRSVASVGRSLVVANSLGTLTLLVVFVLGGFIIAKDDIKPWMIWGYYMSPIMYGQNAIAMNEFLDKRWSIPNTDTRIDASTVGEVLLKSRGLYTEDYWYWICIGALVGFSLLFNLFFILALTYLNPLGDSKAVTADEDEKKNESSSSWHHPLGGTNLETMNSSNHEPKRGMVLPFQPLSMAFNHINYYVDMPAEMKTQGVNKDKLQLLRDVSGAFRPGILTALVGVSGAGKTTLMDVLAGRKTGGYIEGNISISGYQKSQITFARISGYCEQNDIHSPHVTVYESLLFSAWLRLPSDVKTQTRKMFVEEVMELVELKPLRDALVGLPGVDGLSTEQRKRLTIAVELVANPSIIFMDEPTSGLDARAAAIVMRTVRNTVDTGRTVVCTIHQPSIDIFEAFDELLLMKRGGHVIYAGPLGRYSHKLVEYFEAISGVQKIKDGYNPATWMLEVSSASIEAQLDVDFAEIYNNSTLYERNQELIKELSTPAPDSKDLYFPTKYSQSFFVQCKANFWKQNLSYWRHSQYNVVRFFMTILIGVLFGLIFWKQAKKTKTQQDLLNLLGGMYSAVLFLGATNSSAVQPVVSIARAVFYRERAAGLYSALPYALGQVAVEAIYNAIQTAIYVLIFYPMIGFEWKVANFLWFYYYILMSFIYFTLYGMMLVAITPDGVVASICMAFFMTFWNLFSGFIIPRMQIPIWWRWYYWASPVAWTLYGLITSQLGDKSTEIVLPGAGSMELKEFLKQSWGYNHDFLPQVAVAHIGWVVLFAFVFAFGIKFFNFQKR